A window from Lactiplantibacillus pentosus encodes these proteins:
- a CDS encoding TetR/AcrR family transcriptional regulator, which produces MAATNHAQAIKKDSQTYLTTALLQLLRTHDLDTITVTQVVKRAGVSRMAFYRNFSTLAELLTAYFAPAIAARFQDVLQHVSAEQKLVAMGQFFSDFAPTLQLAAQRGFESIIQQLFDDNMTTFYQTTMAKAGLTAVQLKYWTKFMSAGVYAIWREWLLNGQTESLTTIHDLLATLQNSTMEALVKAAKEA; this is translated from the coding sequence ATGGCAGCGACCAATCACGCGCAAGCAATTAAAAAGGACTCACAAACGTATCTCACCACCGCTTTACTGCAATTGTTGCGAACTCACGATTTAGACACGATTACGGTGACGCAAGTTGTCAAACGTGCGGGTGTCAGTCGAATGGCTTTTTACCGCAACTTTTCAACACTTGCGGAGCTTTTGACGGCCTATTTCGCACCAGCGATTGCGGCCCGGTTTCAGGACGTCTTACAACACGTTTCCGCTGAACAGAAGCTGGTTGCGATGGGCCAATTTTTCAGTGATTTTGCACCAACGCTGCAGTTAGCGGCACAACGGGGCTTTGAAAGCATCATTCAACAATTATTTGATGACAACATGACCACTTTTTACCAAACGACGATGGCGAAGGCTGGCTTAACGGCCGTTCAATTGAAGTATTGGACTAAATTCATGAGTGCCGGCGTTTATGCGATTTGGCGAGAATGGCTGCTAAATGGTCAAACGGAATCACTGACCACGATTCATGACTTGTTGGCAACGTTGCAGAACAGCACGATGGAGGCGTTGGTTAAGGCTGCTAAGGAGGCGTAG